The following is a genomic window from Nocardioides thalensis.
ACGACGGGCAGTGGCGCTGATCCACTGTCTGCTCCTTCTGTGCCTGATCTGCTCGGCGTGGTGGTGTCGGGGTGGTGGCGCACGGACGGGTCCGTGCGGACCACCGAAGGGTAAGCCGCACGGACCCGTCGGTCCTAGCGAGTTTCTGCCGCGATCGTCAGGCGGCCTGCGCGGCGGGCTCGAGCCCGCCCTCCTCCTCAACGATCTCCGGCTGCAGACCGCCGCGCGGGAGCACGGCGACCAGGGCGATCAGCGCGCCGACGCTGGCGATGACGGCCGCGAAGACGAGGCCCGGGCGGTAGGCGTCGAGCAGCCCTGCGGGGGTCGGCTCGGCCGGCATCCCGGACGCGATCATGGCCGAGGTGATGGCCAGCAGGATCGCGGGCCCGACCTGCATCGAGGTCTGCAGCACGCCGGCCGCGAGGCCCTGCTCCTCGTCGCGGATCCCGCTGGTGGCCTGGATGTTGACCGCGGGGAACCCGATCCAGCCGACGCCGATCAGCAGCACGGCCGGCAGGATGACCGCCGGGTACGACGGGCTGGTGTCGAGCCGCAGGAAAAGGAAGTAGCCCACGGCCATCACGGTGAGCGTGGTCGCGATGATCTTCCCGGTGCCGAAGCGCTCGACCAGCCGGTCGGAGAACAGCGCCGACAGGGTGACCATCAGGCCCACCGGCAGCAGCGCGAGCGCTAGCCGCAGCGGCGACCAGCCGATCGCGTCCTGCAGGTAGAGCGTCACGATGAACTGCCAGCTGAAGTAGGACCCGGCCATCGCGACGATGGCGAGGCACGCCCGCAGCAGGGTGGGGGTCTTGAGGATGCCGAGCCGGACCAGCGGGTGGGCCACCCGGCGCTCCCAGGCGAGGAACGCGGCGAGGAGCACGGCGACACCGACGAACGAGCCCAGGGTGCGGGCGGACGCCCAGCCGGCCTCCGGTGCGGAGACCACCGTGTAGACGAGCAACAGCATGCCGGCCGTCGACAGCGCCGCGCCGAGAAGATCGTGCCCGCCCTCGTCGGCCGGCTTGTCCTTCGGGAGCAGGACGTACGCCGCCGCGAGCGCCGCGAGCGCGACCGGGACGGGGAGCAGGATCGTCCAGCGCCAGCCGACGTTGGTCAGCAGCCCGCCGAAGACCAGGCCCATGGAGTAGCCGCCGGCGCCGAAGACGGTGTAGATCGACAGCGCCTTGTTGCGGGCGGGGCCCTCGGCGAAGTTGGTGGCGATGATCGACAGGCCGGTCGGGGCGGTGAACGCCGCGGCGAGGCCCTTGATGAAGCGGGTCACGATCAGCAGCGTCCCGTTGTTGACGAGGCCGCCGAGCAGCGACGCGAGCGCGAACACCGCCAGCGCGATCAGGAACACCTTGCGCCGGCCGAGCAGGTCGGCGGTGCGTCCGCCGAGGAGGAGGAGCCCGCCGTAGCCGAGGATGTAACCGCTGATGAGCCACTGGAGGGACGCGGTGCCGAGGCCGAGCTCGGCGCCGATCGACGGGAGCGCGACGCCGATCATGGAGACGTCGAGGCCATCGAGGAAAAGGACGATGCACAGGGTGATGAGCAGCGCCCAGACACGGGCGGACCAGCCCGTGCCGGTGACGTGGAGGGTAGATGACATGGCGGATACGATTCCATGCGCGTGCATTGAATGCAAGAGCAAATAATGTGTTTGCATGATCGTAACGCCTCGGCTACCATCCGAGACATGCCTCCGCGCGTATCAGCGACCGCCGACAGTGGGTCGGGCGAGCGCGCTGACCAACGCGTCGACGAGTGGCGGACGCTGCTCGACCGGCACGCCCGGATCGGCTGTGCGCTGGAGAAGTCGTTGCAGAACGAGCACGGTCTCGGGCTGAGCGAGTTCGAGATCCTCGACCGTCTCGTCGACGGCGAGAAGGGCAAGTACCGGATGTCCGACCTGGCCTCCGACATCTACCTCAGCCAGTCGGCTCTCTCCCGCGCGGTCGCGCGCCTGGAGGAGGACGGGCTCGTGCGCCGCGACATGTGCACCAACGACCGGCGCGCGATCTTCGTGTGTCTCACCGACGCGGGTCGCAAGGTCGCCGAGCAGGCGCGGCCGACCCACCGCGCGGTGCTCGAGCAGACCTGGACCTGACAGCAGCCACCCTCCCGCGGCAGGTCGCGGGAGGGTGGAAGCCTAGGGTCGAGTCGCGGTGACGCGACTCAGGAGGGGCTGGCGCCCGGCTCCTGACGCGCGCCGGGCGATCCGGGAGGCGGCGTCGCGCCCTCCGGCATCGGCAGCTGGCCCGTCTTGATCCAGTTGATCGCCATGTCGGTCGGGTTCTGCGGGTCGACCGCCACCGCGAGCTGGGCGCCGGGCTGCATCCGGCCGCGGCTCATGTCGGCGACCACCTCGTCGAACACGGCGCCGTACGGCTCGACGCCGTCCTCGCGCTCCACCCGGCCCTGGATGCGGAAGACCGGCGACATGTTGGCGTAGTTGCCGACCTCCCAGACGCCCTCGATCGTCACGAGGGCCGGGATGCCGGCGCCGTTGACGAGCTGCGAGTGGCGCACCATCTTGAGGCCGATCTCGGTGTTGTTCGCGGCCTCGTTCATGTTGCGAGGGATGTCGGCGAGCTGGCCGAAGTAGCCGGTGCGCTTGCCCTGCGACGCCAGGTACTGGTTGTTGGCGTCGTTCATCCGCTTCCAGTCCTTGAACATGCCCATGAACGGCGCCCTTCTAGTAGCCGAGGAAGCGGCGGAACTGCTGGCCGACGGCCTGGGACTGGCCCATCCGCGCCACCCAGCCGTCGAGCGCGGCCTTGGTGTCGGCGGGGTCCCAGCCCTTCTCCTGCGCGACCGTGATCATCCCGGCCTCGTCGTTGACGCCGCGGGCCTGGCAGTCCTTGGCCAGGTCGGCGTAGTCCTGGAGGGAGATGCCGTTGATCGGCTCCCAGATCGGGTCGTTCTCGGCGACCGGGGCCGTCGAGGGGCCGCCGAACGCGGCGGGGTCGACCGGGCCCGCGCCCTGGACGTGGACGTAGCCGTCGCCGGCCTGACCCTGCGGCGGCTGGCCGCCCTGGTTCATCGCCTGCTGCGCCTGCTGGGCGGCGTCCTGAGCCGCCTTCTTCGCCTTGCTGAAGAAACCCATCGTCGTCTCGTTTCCGGCGGCCGGACGGCTGCCTCGCGCCGACGATAGGTCGGCACGGATGAGACCGACATGAAATTGCAGGATCGCCCCGGGACCCGGCTGACGGCACTACCTTTCCCCCATGTCCGAGAAGCCCCCGTCGTGGCGCCAGTACGACGTACCCGGTGACGAGCCGGGCGAGAAGATCCGGCCCGACACCCCCGAGGCGAAGACCAAGCCGGACACGCCCCCGAGCATCGGGGAGGCGCCCTTCGTGCCGTACGGCGACCCGCACGCGTCGTCGAGCTCGTCGGTGCCCCCGCTGATCGCGGCGTCCGCGGCGGCCGGCCGGAGCGTCGGCATGCTCGTCGGCATCGTCGGAGGCGTCGCCGGGGTGGCTGTGGCGGCCGGCGTCGGCATCTTCTTCCTGGCCGACGGCGACGGGGTCAGCTTCGGCGGCGGTGGCGGACGCGACATGCACAGCCAGGAGGCGCTCGACGAGCTGGTCGCCGACCTCCGCGAGGAGCACGGGACCAGCGAGGTCTTCGACGCGACGTTCTATCCCGATCGCGCCTACGTCGACCTGCACGTCGACGGCGGCAGCGGGCAGCGCTACGAGTCCTACTCGTGGGACGGCAGCCTCGCCGACTGGGGCGGCAACAGCACCGACAGCGGCAAGACGATCGACCTGACCGAGCTCGACGGCAGTCTCTTCGACGGGTTCTGCGCCAAGGCGCGCAAGCTCGTGGAGGACCCCGGGGACTGCTACATCATCGTCGACCCCGACACGCCCACCGGCGGTCTGTACGACGCGCACGTCAACAACGAGTACAGCGAGGGCGGCTACATCTCCTTCGACCTCGAGGGCAACGAGGTCAGTCGGAACAAGTGGTGACGACGCCCGCCGCGCGCCCGACCGCGGCGTAGGCCTCGGCGAGCGTCTCGGCCGTCTCGTGCGCGTTGAGGCCGGAGGGGTTCGGCACCACCCACAGCTCGGCGCCGGCGAGGTCGGCAGGCTGCCGGCCGGGGACGGCCTTGGGGAACCCGAACGCCGCGCGGTAGGCGGTGATGCCGGCCACCGCGACCACCCGCGGTCGCCGTACGGACACCAGCTCGGTGAGCCGCGCGCCACCCTCGCGGAGCTCGTCGTTGGTGAGCTCGGAGGCCTTCGCGGTCGCGCGGCGGACGATGTTGGTGATGCCGATGCCGCGCTCCCGGAGCCGGTCGCGGTCGGCGTCGGTCATCCCGTTGGCGGGGTCGATCGGCTCGTCGATGACGCCCGCCCGCAGCAGCGCCGGGTAGAAGCGGTTGCCCGGGTGGGCGAAGTGGGTCTGCGTCGCCGCGGTCCACAGCCCCGGGTTGATGCCGACGAAGAGCAGCCGCAGGTCGTGGTGCGGCTCGGTCGGCAGCAGGTCGGGCACCTCGGCGTCGCGGAACGACTCGAGCTCCGCCCGGGTGAAGGTACGGCGCTGCGGGCTGGTCACGGGGGAAGCCTCGCATCCCGGCGGAACGCGCCGGCGCGGAGTACCGTCCGATCCACCATGAGGACGCTCCCCGCCGCTCTCGCTCTCGCAGCGGCCGCCACCGTGCTGGCCGGCTGCGGCGACAACGTGAGCTGGGAGGGCGACCCGGTGGAGCGCGCCGACCCGGAGGTCGTCGAGATCGTCACCGGGTCCGCGGCGGGCGGCTCCGTCGAGGAGATGGTGACGGTGTTCCGCGGGCCGAAGGACCTCGACCGCTACGTCGAGCAGTTCGGCACCGAGCTCGGCGAGAGCACGATCCGGTTCGAGATCGGCACGGCCTACCGGCGCTACGACGAGGACCCGGACACCCACGTCGGCGCCGCGGTGATCAGCGTCGGGTGCGACGTGCCGCCGTCGGCGACGATCACCGAGGGCGAGCAGGACGACACCTGGCTGGTGCACCCGGCCAAGGTCAAGGACCCGGTCGAGGCGTGCGCGGTCGCGATCACCGCGGTCGCCATCGTGACCGTGCCGGTGCCGTTGAGCTAGGCGTCGTCGATCTCGGCGATGTGCACGATCGCGTCGCCGGCGTTGACGATCGGGGCGTGGGTGAGGCCCACGACGATGCCCGACCGGTCGGCGTGCACGAGCCGCACCCGGCGACCGAACGTGTCGGAGAGCCCGCCGATCCGGCGGCCGGCCTCGACGTACGCGCCGAGCTCGACCTCGAGGTGCAGGATGCCGGTGCTGCGGGCCCGCACCCAGCCGCTGCGGCGCGCGACCTTGCTGACCGGCGCGGGCTCGTCATCGGGCCGGTCGACCATCCCGAGCGCGGCGAGGACCCGCAGCACGCCGGACACGCCGGCGACGATCGGCTCCTCGTCGAAGCGGGAGGCCTCGCCGCCCTCGTAGAGGAGCACGGCGGCGCCGGTCTCGCGCGCCGCCTGGCGCAGCGAGCCGTCGCGGACGCTGGCGTTGAGCATCACCGGGGCGCCGAACGCCTCGGCCAGCTCACGGGTCCGCGGGTCGTCGAGGTCTGCCCGGACCTGCGGCAGGTTGGGCCTCCGGTCGGCGCCGGTGTGCAGGTCGAGCCCGACCTCGCACTTGGCGACGACCTCGGTCATGAAGAGGTGCGCGATGCGGCTCGCGAGCGACCCGCGGGGCGAGCCCGGGAACGACCGGTTGAGGTCGCGCCGGTCGGGGAGGTAGCGGCTGCCGGCCATGAAGCCGAGCACGTTGACCACGGGTACGGCGACCAGCGTTCCGCGGAGCGTGCGGGGCGACAGTGCCGCCAGCACCTGCCGGATGATCTCGACGCCGAGCACCTCGTCGCCGTGGATCGCGGCGTTGACCCAGACGACCGGGCCCGGCTCGCGCCCGTGCACGACCTGCACGGGCAGGCTGACGTCGCCGCCCGTCACCAGGCGGGTGATCGGGAGCTCGACGGCCTTGGTCGACCCGGCGCGCACCCGCACGTTGCCGATCGCGAAGGACTCGCGCCCGCGCGCACGCGCCATCAGTCGTCCATCCCACCGGCGCGGTTGCGGCGCCGTACGGACTGCTTCGGCCGGCCGCCGAGGTAGGAGCGCCGCGAGTCGACCAGGAAGCCCTGGCGGAGCGCCTCGCGCCCGACGAGCAGGCGGAAGCCCATCTCGTCGCGGCGGGTCAGCGAGACCTCGGTGGTCACGACCCGGTCGCCGATGCGCAGGTCGAGCAGCACGACGTACCGCTCCTGCACGTGGCCGGTCGAGCTCTTCACGCTGCGCACGTCGAGGACGGGCAGCTCCGCGACGACCGAGTCGGCGGACGACCGCTGCCACGGGTGGATCTCGAACCGCACCCAGCGCTTCCCGTCACGCTCGATCTCCTCGATGTCGAACGCGTGCAGCGCCGAGGAGCGGGCGCCGGTGTCGAGCTTGGCCTTGATCCAGTCGATCCCCAGCTCGGGCAGACTCACCCACTCGCGCCACCCGGCGACGCTGGTTAGATGGGAGCGAGGCACGACCCCATCCAAGCAGGCCGCCCTCTTCTCGGCGTGCAGCATCACCCCTAGGAGCCTGACCCCACGTGAAGCTGGCGATCCTCTCGCGCGCCCCGCGCAGCTACAGCACGCAGCGGCTGCGCACCGCCGCCATCGACCGCGGCCACAACGTCAAGGTGCTCAACACGCTGCGCTTCGGGATCGACCTGTCGGGCGACGAGCCGGACCTGCAGTACCGCGGCAGGACGCTCTCGCAATACGACGCCGTGATCCCGCGGATCGGCAACTCGATCACCTACTACGGCACGGCGGTGGTGCGGCAGTTCGAGCAGATGGACGTCTACACGCCCAACACCGCGAGCGGCATCAGCAACTCGCGCGACAAGCTCCGCGCGATGCAGATCCTGTCGCGCCACAATGTGCCGATGCCGGCGACGACGTTCGTGCGCGACCGCGCCGACGTGATCCCCGCGATCGAGCGTGTGGGTGGCGCGCCGGTCGTGATCAAGCTGCTCGAGGGCACGCAGGGCATCGGCGTCATCCTCGCGCCCGGCCTGAAGGTCGCCGAGGCGATCATCGAGACCCTCCAGAGCACCCGCCAGAACGTGCTCATCCAGTCGTTCGTGAAGGAGAGCAAGGGCCGCGACATCCGGGCGCTGGTCGTGGGGGACCGGGTCGTCGCGGCGATGCGCCGTACGGCGAAGGGCGACGAGTTCCGCTCCAACGTCCACCGGGGCGGCAGCGTCGAGAAGGTCGACCTCGACCCGGCGTTCGAGGAGGTCGCGGTGCGCGCGTCCCAGATCATGGGGCTCAAGGTCGCCGGTGTCGACATGCTCGAGGGCGACGACGGCCCGCTGGTGATGGAGGTCAACTCCTCACCCGGCCTCGAGGGCATCGAGACGGCGACCAACCTCGACGTCGCCGGCGCGATCATCGACCACATCGACAACCAGGTCGCGTTCCCGCACATCGACGTGCGCGAGCGGCTCGCCGTCTCGACCGGGTACGGCGTCGCCGAGATCGTGGTGCACGGCGACGGGTCGTTCGTCGGCAAGACGCTGGGCGACTCCGGGCTGCGCGACCGTGACATCACCGTGCTGACGCTGCACCGCGGCGTGCGGGTGATCCCCAACCCGGGCCCGCGCCACACCCTCGAGGCCGAGGACCGGCTGCTGTGCTGGGGCAAGCTCGAGGAGATGCGCGGCATGATCCCGACCCGCCCGAAGCGCCGCTCGCGCGTGAAGAAGCTGCCGCGGCAGCCGATCCACGAGGAGTAGGCGCCGCGGGTCAGCGGTCGCGCTTGCCCTGCTTGCCCTTCTTGCCGCGCTTCGGCGGCGCGGTGTAGGTGACCTGGAGGCCGTTGGCGATGTAGCGCTCCGCCCCGTCGGACGGCACGTTGCGCACCGAGAGCGCGCCGTCCTTGCGGGTGATCAGCGTCGAGGAGCCGCCGCCGTCGAGATTGAGCGCGTCCTCGGCGCCCATGTGGCGCATCAGCCGGGCGAGCTCGACCATCGTGTAGCCGCGGCTCAGCCGGGCGCGGCCGTCGGCGACGATGAACAGCACCTGCTTCTTGTCGCGGTCGATGCCGACGGCCGTCCGCGGGTGCATCTCGCCGTCGTCGGTGACCTGGAGCTTGCGGTCCTTGAGCAGGATCGCGTTGCCGGTGATCGCCATCGACGGGCTCTCCGGCAGCCAGGCGCGGGTCGAGACCTCGCTGCCGATGTGGAGCCGGCGCAGCTGGCGGCGCTGCTTCTCGCCGCGGGCGACGAGGTAGTAGCCCTTGAATTCGCCCCACGGCAGCTCGGTGCTGTTGGACACGACCTTGCCGTTGATGACGTGGACCGCTCGCGCGTAGCGGGTGTAGCCGTCGACCCAGCGCTTGCCGGACGCGCCGCCCCAGCGGTTGCCGTAGATGCCGATGCCGTTGGGCTTCACCTGCGGCGAGTTGAAGTTGGTGATCGTGAGGTCGCGGCCCTTGACGACGGCCTTCATGTGCAGCAGGTCGATCTGCGGCGCCCCGGTCTTGCGGTTCATCCAGAACGCCGAGTTCCAGCCGTAGTCGATGCCGTTGATGAGGCCTTCGCCCCGTGCGCGGCCCAGGCCGAGCGGCGCGCCGGTGTCGCCGATGTCGAAGAAGTCGCCGTTGATGCCCGCGACCACGTCGGGCGTACGGCGCAGCATCGTGCTCAGCGGCTCGGTCGGCTTCACCTTCGGCGGGTGGGCGTAGTCGACCGACACGCCCTTGTGGTCCCACCAGGTGCGCACCACGAAGAACCGCACCCGTCCGCGCGGGCCGCGGTCGACCCATTTCGCCACCCGCACGCCGGGCGCGGCGTCGTACCACCACTCGCGCTCGAGGGTGTCCTCGAGCGCTCGCGTGACCTCG
Proteins encoded in this region:
- a CDS encoding MFS transporter, whose amino-acid sequence is MSSTLHVTGTGWSARVWALLITLCIVLFLDGLDVSMIGVALPSIGAELGLGTASLQWLISGYILGYGGLLLLGGRTADLLGRRKVFLIALAVFALASLLGGLVNNGTLLIVTRFIKGLAAAFTAPTGLSIIATNFAEGPARNKALSIYTVFGAGGYSMGLVFGGLLTNVGWRWTILLPVPVALAALAAAYVLLPKDKPADEGGHDLLGAALSTAGMLLLVYTVVSAPEAGWASARTLGSFVGVAVLLAAFLAWERRVAHPLVRLGILKTPTLLRACLAIVAMAGSYFSWQFIVTLYLQDAIGWSPLRLALALLPVGLMVTLSALFSDRLVERFGTGKIIATTLTVMAVGYFLFLRLDTSPSYPAVILPAVLLIGVGWIGFPAVNIQATSGIRDEEQGLAAGVLQTSMQVGPAILLAITSAMIASGMPAEPTPAGLLDAYRPGLVFAAVIASVGALIALVAVLPRGGLQPEIVEEEGGLEPAAQAA
- a CDS encoding succinylglutamate desuccinylase/aspartoacylase family protein, which produces MARARGRESFAIGNVRVRAGSTKAVELPITRLVTGGDVSLPVQVVHGREPGPVVWVNAAIHGDEVLGVEIIRQVLAALSPRTLRGTLVAVPVVNVLGFMAGSRYLPDRRDLNRSFPGSPRGSLASRIAHLFMTEVVAKCEVGLDLHTGADRRPNLPQVRADLDDPRTRELAEAFGAPVMLNASVRDGSLRQAARETGAAVLLYEGGEASRFDEEPIVAGVSGVLRVLAALGMVDRPDDEPAPVSKVARRSGWVRARSTGILHLEVELGAYVEAGRRIGGLSDTFGRRVRLVHADRSGIVVGLTHAPIVNAGDAIVHIAEIDDA
- a CDS encoding phosphodiester glycosidase family protein, coding for MRYFPALLLSLALALTGGLMGPASAERGEPADPDNPRTWQTSDQIPGRIAPDVEVTRALEDTLEREWWYDAAPGVRVAKWVDRGPRGRVRFFVVRTWWDHKGVSVDYAHPPKVKPTEPLSTMLRRTPDVVAGINGDFFDIGDTGAPLGLGRARGEGLINGIDYGWNSAFWMNRKTGAPQIDLLHMKAVVKGRDLTITNFNSPQVKPNGIGIYGNRWGGASGKRWVDGYTRYARAVHVINGKVVSNSTELPWGEFKGYYLVARGEKQRRQLRRLHIGSEVSTRAWLPESPSMAITGNAILLKDRKLQVTDDGEMHPRTAVGIDRDKKQVLFIVADGRARLSRGYTMVELARLMRHMGAEDALNLDGGGSSTLITRKDGALSVRNVPSDGAERYIANGLQVTYTAPPKRGKKGKQGKRDR
- the rimK gene encoding 30S ribosomal protein S6--L-glutamate ligase — encoded protein: MKLAILSRAPRSYSTQRLRTAAIDRGHNVKVLNTLRFGIDLSGDEPDLQYRGRTLSQYDAVIPRIGNSITYYGTAVVRQFEQMDVYTPNTASGISNSRDKLRAMQILSRHNVPMPATTFVRDRADVIPAIERVGGAPVVIKLLEGTQGIGVILAPGLKVAEAIIETLQSTRQNVLIQSFVKESKGRDIRALVVGDRVVAAMRRTAKGDEFRSNVHRGGSVEKVDLDPAFEEVAVRASQIMGLKVAGVDMLEGDDGPLVMEVNSSPGLEGIETATNLDVAGAIIDHIDNQVAFPHIDVRERLAVSTGYGVAEIVVHGDGSFVGKTLGDSGLRDRDITVLTLHRGVRVIPNPGPRHTLEAEDRLLCWGKLEEMRGMIPTRPKRRSRVKKLPRQPIHEE
- a CDS encoding MarR family winged helix-turn-helix transcriptional regulator, with product MPPRVSATADSGSGERADQRVDEWRTLLDRHARIGCALEKSLQNEHGLGLSEFEILDRLVDGEKGKYRMSDLASDIYLSQSALSRAVARLEEDGLVRRDMCTNDRRAIFVCLTDAGRKVAEQARPTHRAVLEQTWT
- a CDS encoding uracil-DNA glycosylase family protein, with protein sequence MTSPQRRTFTRAELESFRDAEVPDLLPTEPHHDLRLLFVGINPGLWTAATQTHFAHPGNRFYPALLRAGVIDEPIDPANGMTDADRDRLRERGIGITNIVRRATAKASELTNDELREGGARLTELVSVRRPRVVAVAGITAYRAAFGFPKAVPGRQPADLAGAELWVVPNPSGLNAHETAETLAEAYAAVGRAAGVVTTCSD
- a CDS encoding ATP-dependent zinc protease family protein; translation: MLHAEKRAACLDGVVPRSHLTSVAGWREWVSLPELGIDWIKAKLDTGARSSALHAFDIEEIERDGKRWVRFEIHPWQRSSADSVVAELPVLDVRSVKSSTGHVQERYVVLLDLRIGDRVVTTEVSLTRRDEMGFRLLVGREALRQGFLVDSRRSYLGGRPKQSVRRRNRAGGMDD